Genomic segment of Ictalurus furcatus strain D&B chromosome 9, Billie_1.0, whole genome shotgun sequence:
ttattatgattttatttagagGGGAAAGCATAACAATGAGAGCCAGCATAAACTACAGCAGGTCACAGAGTCACTAGCATACCAAATGAGATGGGTGAGAACCTCCGTCAACTCCATCTCTGTGGTGGCTCACTACTGCCTCTTACTGCAGTTACTGAGTTACTGCACACAACAGTGTCCATAATATCTATAGCATTTGTTACTCTTTGAAATATGAGTGGATGATTTGTATTTCCTGTATCTATCAAACGAAATCAATTTAACCTAAGAGAAATATCACAGCAGGCATCCAAATGTGCCATTTACATCTGCGAGTCATCTGCAGACTAATGTATAGTTTTTTTGCACTCAAAATCCAGGACATTTTCATCATAATTTTACTCTGCTGGCTGCTTGTGATTAAATGTGAGGGCTAAAATCTTATATCTTGACAATGAATCTGTTAGGGTTGAGTAATGCATTATATCAGAGGTCTCAATGGCACAATGAGAATTATGGGGCGAACTATtacacacacttaaagacaGATAGGCAGCTGCCCACAgtatcatttatttctttatttatttatatttaccagGTTTTTTCAGGTTTGCTCTGCCCTACTGGGTTCATAACTTGTTTCCTTCGAATACCAAacgtggtaagcagaaaagctaTAAAAGATGATTGAGTAAATATTCCATCTTATTCACATTTATTACATCCGCGTCAGTCACCACTATTGCCGTGTTAGGGCTCTCTCAGGGACATGAGTGGAAAAATATCAGCTCAAATGAAAATCAAATCTAGGGGACgtttcactctgtgtaatcatcTGACACATCTGTCACTGATgagctgcatgaatctacagtctgtgCTAGAGagaatcagccccagcctcacttcatcatacattttttttgtttggacgTGCTGTTGTGCATCATTCAATACAGTCTGCCTCAAGACATTTGATTTGGATGCCAAAAattttatatgttgtatttatgcctttttatctttgaaataTTCCAGCTGCCCCTACTGGTAATGTGTGGGCTTTGCTGGAGTTAAACCATTCAGTTCAATTAATTCCTGATCCAGTTCTCCTGTTATTCTTCTTTATTGACGTTAACATAATAAAGCGACAACAGGAGGAAAGCCTAACATTTAAATCAACTGCTCCAAAAGGTGCAAGCACTTCATCAAGACATTGTCCTCTTTCCCAGTAATCTGTTGGCTTTGTTCACACACCAACCTTCCTGATACTTAATGGGAGTTGTTTTAGGTCTTGCCCCTGTAGTGTTGATTCCATCATTCATCCTGTGATTTCAACTCTCACTTTCATTCACACTTAAGCTTTTCctgattaattcattttgaATCCCTGAATAAACTTGCCTGTGTGAAAGGGGCGTAAGAGAAAAACTACTCAAATGCATTTGTACAAAACccatatttgtttgtgtgtgtgttaatgtaggCATTGCAGTGTGTAATATCCCATCTGCAGCTGTAGAGGAGACTGCAGACTCTACCCTCTGTCACATCCTGAACCTGTACCGGAGGAACACCTGGCTGTACCAGGCTCTCCGGGAGGGCTCGCGGTTCCAAAGCATAGAGCAGATCAGGGAGCTGGCGTCAGGAGCAGCTCGCATACGGGGAGAGACCCTCGGACTCATAGGTTTTGGTGAGAGTCAGAGAAAAACACAGTTTGAAGGTTCGCTGAGTGCGCATAGTAACCTTTAGTATAAATCTGTCTTTACATTGTACAGGCCGAACAGGTCAGGCGGTAGCAGTTCGGGCAAAAGCATTTGGCTTCAACGTGATATTTTACGACCCGTATCTGCAGGACGGTTTAGAACGATCACTGGGTGTTCAGAGAGTGTACACCCTTCAGGACCTGCTGTACCAAAGTGACTGTGTCTCTCTGCATTGCAATCTGAATGAACATAACCACCACTTGATCAATGACTTTACCATCAAACAGGTGTGCAAATGtgtatcaacacacacacatacacagtacagACATACAACCATGCATACAGACAATTACTTGTGATGCTgaactgccatctagtggttatTTTGGCGAATCAGTGTTATTTGTGTTGGTATCCTAACATCCTGTGGGACATTGCTGTGTGTAGATGCGTCAGGGTGCATTCCTGGTGAACTGTGCTCGTGGTGGTCTGGTGGATGAGAAAGCTCTGGCTCAGGccctgaaggaaggaagaaTCAGGGGAGCTGCTCTGGATGTGCACGAGTCTGAACCATTCAGGTGATGTTTGTAGCTGTGTGCTTATAGCAGTATGTGGTTCAGATATAAACCACGGTGTCTTCACATATAGTCGTgtaggaaaaaataagtacaccccatggaaattgtttttattttaattttttacatatttggacaagcaaacatttgatcatctttgaaaggaaggaaaatcatttattcagcaggaatatcaatagatgtgctattcttctgtggaaaaagtaagcacaCCTTTGGCCTAAGAAGCTAGTATTGACCCCTTTAGCAGAACGTCTTATAGGcattttttgcataattgttcaccagtctctgacatcggcttttTGGAATTTTTGCCCACTCTTGCATGCaaaattctttcagttgcaagttgtttgagggttttcttgcacgtactgcctgtttcaaatcccccacaacatttcaatgggattcaaatccgggctttgactaggccattccataaccctcaatttcttctttttgagccattccttgctggatttgctagtgtgcttaggatcattatcctgttgaaaggcccactttcagttcaacttcagccttcagacagatggcctcgcATTATCATCAAGCACtgtttgatatgatgcagattTCATAGTTGagtcaatgaatgcaagctgtccagtccctgatgCAGTGAAGCAgtcccaaaccataacatttccaccaccgtgcttcacagttggtatgaggtgcttctcctgaaaagctgtctttggtcagcgccaaacatgtctgctgttactgtggccataCAACTCTattttcatctgtccaaagcacattattccaaaaggcctggaccttgcctatatgctcatcgGCAagctgtagtcttgctctaatgttctttttagacagcaaaggatttctcctggcatgcctcccatctctttctgattgtagaagcatgcactttgacaccaacaattGCAAGACTGTGATgacattttggggttcttgaagacttctttttgcatcagatggtctgctatTGGGCTGAATTTACTGGGACATACAGTcttggacaaattggcagttgtttgaaatctgcggcacttgtagattattttccttacagtggaatgatgtatttaaaataatttggagatctttttaaatcccttgccagactcatagacaTTCACAACCTTTCATCTGAAGGCCTCTTATAgtactctttagatcttggcatgatgacaccacacacctcaatagcaaagggaacaccagacactagatatgaaaggggtataaataagaccagttcctcctgcactccctaagcaggctCTAATCACTGGCAACCAATCTTGCTTTTTCCATGCaactggtctgttttttttgttcatttaaattgggaaaattactacaaaatgtcaattttatgtcatttgatagtgtatacatttttttctgtgcatcactgtttcaaagaggatcaaatgtttgcttgtccaaatatgtaaataaataaataaataaaacccatgggatttacttactttttacatgactgtatattgcaaaaaagttacatattttgtttaattaattaaaaattaccaGACTACTAACCATTAAACAACCTACTTTGTATTTATCTAGCTGCTACTCATTTTTGCTGAACATCAAGTAAACTTTGCAGACTCCCTCTCATTTACTGCCTTCTAGCCTAGTACAGCAGAACTGGGTATTGTAATGAGCAAAACAATTGACCTTGgtgattgaaaaaaaatcataatcgGTGCTCACTGTGCTAGTTCAAGTGTCTCCCAAATGGCTGTTGTCCTGGGCAGAAGTCTGCAGCCAATCAAGGGAGAGAAATTGAGAGTATAAATTTGTTCTCTAATTTGGTGCAAAGATAGTGAGAGACAATCAGCCAAGTATCCTTGTTGTGAAGTTTGTATTGTTACCCGTTGTGAAGCTGATGAACTAGAGAATTCATATTAGCTGGTAGTGATAAATAGGTGTTGATGAGTTTCTCTgtagttttgtattttaaaaaaaaaggggggggggcggttTATGCTGCTCCCTATTTAATATTCTCCCTTTATTTCCCCCTCACTAGTTTTACCCAAGGTCCACTGAAAGATGCTCCCAATCTTATCTGCACACCTCACACAGCCTGGTATAGTGAGCAGGCCTCGCTGGAGATGCGAGAAGCAGCTGCCACTGAGATAAGAAGGGCTATCACAGGTACATGCTTCCTGAATCCGCTTGCACGTTGATCCACAGGAATAATCTTGGATGTTTTCAGTTTTCAGCACCTATGTCTGTTTTGTATATGCACAGGTCGTATTCCAGACAGCCTTAGAAACTGTGTCAACAAAGAGTACTTTATTGCCACTGCGCCATGGGGAGCAGTGGAGCAGCAGGTGCATCCAGAGCTCAACGGTGGTGCATATAGGTAACGAAATGCACAGCAGATTTCAAAAAGGAGGACGCataccttttttcttttaaccctAATCTGTCACCCTCTGGCAATTCATTTTACCATGAAGCAGACAAATATGGATCACATTCTAAGGGCCATTTGGACTGAATGTGCTTTTACCCCAAGAATTCTACCattcagtattatttattttactgacaAACATCTGGCTTATTCATTAACCCACTGAGTGTTGTCCCTCACAATAACACACTATAACGCTTTTAAAAGGCCCCAACTTTCCATCTTAAACTGTTCAGTtgtcacacacattctctgGCCTTGCTTTTGTTGCTCGATCTGACTACTTTTTTCACTCAGCAGAGTGGCCCAACCATTACCAGCCATATCTCCTGGTGGCCTGCAAGACAAAATGTATACCTAAATGCAAACAGGTAAATATATATTAGTGCATAGTTTCCAGTTTATTTCTGTATCTGCCCACAATAATTTGAGCTTTGACTCCCGCAAAAAATACCATGAGGTAGTTTGTATCATGAATACTTGTAATACATggtgtaattacttacagaaatttaaaaacagtttCTCTCTGTTATGGTTGGATGTCTATATGCCAAAGATGCCTCTATTACTACGTCcttcaaatatttcacttcatattttccctttgtttgtattttttcagTGCTCTGTTGCTTCTGTGATTATTTCTGACCATGTGCTCATAGACCGCATCTATAAACATCATCTCCATTAGTTAATGCTTTGAAATGTAATGTCATTGAGAAGATTAACATGGTCTATATTGTTGAaaatacagtgccttgcaaaaaagtattcaacccccttaaaagtcattagatttgTCTGGATTACAAATGATGCACACAGATCGTTCTAGCCAGGATTTCTGTTTCAAACCAATATGTTCTTATAGCATATTTTCAGAAATCAAAATTCACTATTAGTCagcaaatctttaaaaaaaaaaaaaaacaacaacaaccctgaAAATGCtgtttgcataagtattcaacccctACAACCCACTTTATGGTAGAACTAAAACTAATTTGCTGCTTTAACAGCTTTAAGTCTGTTGGGCTAAGTTCCTACCAGCTTTGCATATTGGTTGTGAGTGATTTTTGCACATTCTTTCTCGCAGATATGCTCCAGGTTCTTAGGGTTGGTTGGACGTTGCTTGTTGACTGGTATTTTCACACAgtgccacagattctcaatgggattcagatctggact
This window contains:
- the ctbp2a gene encoding C-terminal-binding protein 2a isoform X2, producing the protein MALLDKHKVKRQRLDRICEGIRPQIMNGPMHPRPLVALLDGRDCTVEMPILKDLATVAFCDAQSTQEIHEKVLNEAVGAMMYHTITLTREDLEKFKALRIIIRVGSGYDNVDIKAAGEMGIAVCNIPSAAVEETADSTLCHILNLYRRNTWLYQALREGSRFQSIEQIRELASGAARIRGETLGLIGFGRTGQAVAVRAKAFGFNVIFYDPYLQDGLERSLGVQRVYTLQDLLYQSDCVSLHCNLNEHNHHLINDFTIKQMRQGAFLVNCARGGLVDEKALAQALKEGRIRGAALDVHESEPFSFTQGPLKDAPNLICTPHTAWYSEQASLEMREAAATEIRRAITGRIPDSLRNCVNKEYFIATAPWGAVEQQVHPELNGGAYRVAQPLPAISPGGLQDKMYT
- the ctbp2a gene encoding C-terminal-binding protein 2a isoform X1, which translates into the protein MALLDKHKVKRQRLDRICEGIRPQIMNGPMHPRPLVALLDGRDCTVEMPILKDLATVAFCDAQSTQEIHEKVLNEAVGAMMYHTITLTREDLEKFKALRIIIRVGSGYDNVDIKAAGEMGIAVCNIPSAAVEETADSTLCHILNLYRRNTWLYQALREGSRFQSIEQIRELASGAARIRGETLGLIGFGRTGQAVAVRAKAFGFNVIFYDPYLQDGLERSLGVQRVYTLQDLLYQSDCVSLHCNLNEHNHHLINDFTIKQMRQGAFLVNCARGGLVDEKALAQALKEGRIRGAALDVHESEPFSFTQGPLKDAPNLICTPHTAWYSEQASLEMREAAATEIRRAITGRIPDSLRNCVNKEYFIATAPWGAVEQQVHPELNGGAYSRVAQPLPAISPGGLQDKMYT
- the ctbp2a gene encoding C-terminal-binding protein 2a isoform X3 codes for the protein MGGMWRQQFPGIRPQIMNGPMHPRPLVALLDGRDCTVEMPILKDLATVAFCDAQSTQEIHEKVLNEAVGAMMYHTITLTREDLEKFKALRIIIRVGSGYDNVDIKAAGEMGIAVCNIPSAAVEETADSTLCHILNLYRRNTWLYQALREGSRFQSIEQIRELASGAARIRGETLGLIGFGRTGQAVAVRAKAFGFNVIFYDPYLQDGLERSLGVQRVYTLQDLLYQSDCVSLHCNLNEHNHHLINDFTIKQMRQGAFLVNCARGGLVDEKALAQALKEGRIRGAALDVHESEPFSFTQGPLKDAPNLICTPHTAWYSEQASLEMREAAATEIRRAITGRIPDSLRNCVNKEYFIATAPWGAVEQQVHPELNGGAYSRVAQPLPAISPGGLQDKMYT